Proteins from a single region of Chryseomicrobium sp. FSL W7-1435:
- a CDS encoding mechanosensitive ion channel, with protein sequence MFNEYYVRDMLSSLPDLLLALLVLLIGFIIAKVVEKVVFKGLRKLNLNERLGNTRSKWSVEKIISKVVFFILLILAFVLFFNILNLDTFAAPFANMYDTLTGAFLNILKAGLILLVAWGLATLVKKGIQMLGNKVDFNKLGQKTGMSATGEQTTKWTDTVANVSYYLIFLLFLPAVLNALGIDGLSGPFEDMLSSFINFIPKLVSAAIVFAIGYFIAKLVRNLVEKFLHAVGIDKFTDKMNLKNNSTTTPTNTTSNTSLSKIAGLIAFILILIPITITALEILDLDGISQPAVAMLNDIMAMIPQIIVAIVLVLVGIYVAKYVKDFVVNLLNGFGINNLASKIGLNKTNSSNFDLASIIGTVVQVLIVLLFVMEALQLVNLDFMVSLGSAVFAYLPMVVAALVILAVGFWLANLAEKLVGSLMKDASGSPHFLRLVAKYAILGFAFFMALSQLGIAPGIIQSAFILILGGVALAFGLAFGLGGREHASRYLDRMEKSIDEAEVDKENYEQQKDQMKQDAKDDMKSAQEEERFM encoded by the coding sequence TTGTTCAATGAATATTATGTAAGAGACATGTTATCATCTCTACCTGACCTACTTCTCGCATTGCTTGTATTATTAATCGGATTTATTATCGCGAAAGTTGTTGAGAAAGTAGTCTTCAAAGGTCTTCGTAAACTAAACCTCAATGAACGTCTAGGTAACACACGCTCTAAATGGTCAGTCGAAAAGATTATTAGTAAGGTAGTATTTTTCATCTTGCTCATCCTTGCATTCGTTCTATTCTTTAACATACTTAACCTCGACACATTCGCAGCTCCGTTTGCGAACATGTATGACACATTGACAGGCGCTTTCTTAAACATTTTAAAAGCTGGTTTGATCTTACTAGTTGCTTGGGGACTGGCTACCTTAGTTAAAAAAGGCATCCAAATGCTGGGCAACAAAGTCGATTTCAACAAACTTGGTCAAAAGACTGGCATGTCAGCTACTGGTGAACAGACAACGAAGTGGACAGACACGGTTGCCAACGTTTCTTACTACTTAATTTTCCTTCTTTTCTTACCCGCTGTATTAAATGCATTAGGAATTGATGGCTTAAGCGGTCCATTTGAAGACATGTTATCTAGCTTCATTAATTTCATTCCTAAATTAGTCTCTGCAGCTATCGTATTTGCTATAGGGTATTTCATCGCGAAATTAGTTCGCAATCTAGTAGAGAAATTCTTACATGCTGTTGGAATTGACAAATTTACGGACAAAATGAATTTGAAAAATAATTCAACAACTACACCAACAAATACGACTTCAAATACAAGCCTTTCTAAAATTGCTGGATTGATTGCGTTTATCTTGATTTTAATCCCAATTACGATCACAGCTTTAGAAATTCTTGACCTTGATGGTATTTCACAACCAGCCGTTGCAATGTTAAATGACATCATGGCCATGATTCCACAAATCATCGTTGCTATTGTATTGGTACTTGTAGGTATCTACGTAGCGAAATATGTGAAAGATTTTGTGGTCAACTTATTAAATGGATTTGGTATCAACAATTTAGCTTCAAAAATTGGTCTAAACAAAACGAATTCTTCTAACTTTGATTTAGCTTCAATCATCGGAACAGTTGTTCAAGTATTAATTGTTCTTCTGTTTGTAATGGAAGCACTACAACTTGTCAACCTAGACTTCATGGTATCACTAGGTAGTGCAGTATTTGCTTACCTTCCTATGGTAGTCGCTGCATTAGTTATTCTGGCGGTAGGTTTCTGGCTAGCTAACTTAGCTGAGAAACTCGTAGGTAGCTTGATGAAAGATGCATCAGGTTCTCCACACTTCTTACGCTTAGTAGCTAAATATGCAATCCTCGGATTTGCTTTCTTTATGGCACTTAGCCAATTAGGAATTGCACCTGGAATCATCCAGTCGGCGTTTATCTTAATCCTTGGTGGAGTTGCCCTAGCATTTGGTTTAGCATTTGGTTTAGGTGGACGTGAACACGCTTCTCGCTATCTAGATCGTATGGAAAAATCAATTGATGAGGCTGAAGTAGACAAAGAAAACTACGAACAGCAAAAAGACCAAATGAAACAAGATGCGAAGGATGATATGAAATCTGCTCAAGAGGAAGAGCGCTTTATGTAA
- a CDS encoding DUF2382 domain-containing protein has product MENRDNKLYGIYDTETEIQAEMDRLRAEGYTEEDMYIVSNRDNQYSMYRGSSDYNTNEESSWWDRFKASLTGEDLIRDQHFTNMGLSDEERTRYSSELEAGKYLLYVDKDYGNHFTGSVGSYDTGNTFESTHEGTEEERLELHEEQLHVDKQRVQTGEIDVEKHVVEDTQTVEVPVEREEVYIERRPVNQESSVHSEGNFGEGSTHAYEEEGRIHIPVTEEHVEVTKKDVVAEEIVIGKKKVMDTETVSETVRREEVDIHDSTNQLRDTDLTDRDRTDRDL; this is encoded by the coding sequence ATGGAAAATCGAGACAACAAGCTATATGGAATCTATGATACGGAAACTGAAATCCAAGCGGAAATGGATCGCTTACGAGCAGAAGGGTATACGGAGGAAGATATGTATATCGTTTCAAACAGAGACAATCAATATTCTATGTACCGTGGCTCTTCTGATTACAACACAAACGAAGAGAGCTCTTGGTGGGATCGTTTCAAAGCCTCTCTAACAGGTGAAGATCTTATTCGAGATCAACATTTTACGAACATGGGATTGTCAGATGAAGAACGCACACGCTATTCGAGCGAACTTGAAGCCGGAAAATATCTATTATATGTAGATAAAGATTACGGAAATCACTTCACTGGAAGTGTGGGTTCATATGATACAGGTAATACATTCGAATCTACTCATGAAGGTACGGAAGAAGAACGCTTAGAACTTCATGAAGAACAACTTCATGTCGATAAACAACGCGTTCAAACTGGTGAAATCGATGTAGAGAAGCATGTCGTAGAAGACACTCAGACTGTAGAAGTCCCTGTCGAGCGCGAAGAAGTCTATATCGAAAGACGTCCAGTCAACCAGGAGTCTTCTGTCCATTCAGAAGGTAACTTCGGTGAAGGGTCGACTCATGCTTACGAAGAAGAAGGACGCATTCACATTCCAGTGACGGAAGAACACGTCGAAGTGACAAAGAAAGATGTTGTCGCTGAAGAGATCGTCATCGGTAAAAAGAAAGTGATGGATACGGAAACCGTTTCTGAAACGGTTCGCCGTGAAGAAGTAGATATTCACGATTCTACAAACCAATTACGTGATACGGATCTAACAGACCGTGACCGTACAGATCGCGATCTATAA
- a CDS encoding type I restriction endonuclease subunit R has protein sequence MEGIHAFNEEFLERAAIEVLQEMGYDYVHGPDLHTGGLRTDYKEVLIDSKVRDALYHLNPTIPKDAIEEAFRIVKTFSSPALIENNREFHRLLVDGIDVTFQRDGNLRTEKVFVVDFEDPDRNEFLVVNQFTVIEYENRRPDLIVFVNGLPLVVIELKNLSDENVGIEQAYHQIQTYKSEIPSLFRYNAFTIISDGLHAKAGTVTSNLERFMNWRTINGEDIASLNTPQYEVMLRGLLDPHRFLDVIQNFILFQETRDAELDGDGRKIGERKSIIKIMAAYHQYYAVKKAVTNTKQAVAVEGDRKIGVIWHTQGSGKSFSMVFYTGTLVKELNNPTIVVVTDRNDLDDQLFSTFAKSSDLLRQEPKQADVRKLTDASKQTGENGLFDLLNERESGGIIFTTIQKFAPLEGDMPALTDRRNVIVIVDEAHRSQYGFDAKTDLDTGIQKFGYAKYLRDALPNASFIGFTGTPIEFEDKSTPAVFGNYIDVYDMTQAVEDEATVKIFYENRIIRLDVDETEWEKIDEEFEDIIEGQEETAREKYKSQWSRLEAVVGSPNRLKMLAKDIVEHYETKSKSMAGKAMIVAMSRKIAVNLYDEIIALRPEWHSDDVDKGVIKVVMTGSASDEENLQKHTGGKQRRDTLANRMKDPADELQLVIVRDMWLTGFDVPSMHTMYIDKPMKGHNLMQAITRVNRVFKDKPGGAIVDYLGIFESLKKALRQYTDQDRQTTGIDMDVAIAVMQEKLEVLQGIFHSFDYSAYMGESNRDRAVAIIGGMNFVLGLPPEEQKEFKQFAMELAKAHVLVSGTDDGKQAKPHVDYFKSVRATLQKLGTTGTKKRSKSEIEARVDQLLEKSIISQDVVDVFDTLNIERPDVSILSEQFLEEIRHLQHKNVAVEMLKKLLDGKLKVMERSNLVKSERYSEKLNRALNKYRNQSLTNVQVIEELIRLAYQIKQEDDEENALGLSKDEVAFYTALTDNEKVKEMMKDETLILIAQELTSKIRANVTVDWTVRKDAQAAMRRLVKRLLREHGYPPFQQKIALETVLRQAELMSGNVSEWKSEEQVAESKGVYPE, from the coding sequence CGTTACTTTCCAAAGAGACGGGAACTTACGTACAGAAAAAGTGTTTGTCGTGGACTTTGAAGATCCAGACCGGAACGAGTTTTTAGTTGTCAACCAGTTTACAGTCATTGAATATGAGAATCGCCGTCCAGACCTTATTGTTTTTGTGAATGGATTGCCTCTTGTCGTCATTGAATTAAAAAACCTTTCAGATGAAAATGTAGGAATTGAACAAGCCTACCATCAAATTCAAACGTACAAGTCAGAGATACCTTCTTTATTCCGCTACAACGCATTTACAATTATTTCGGACGGGTTGCATGCGAAAGCTGGAACTGTGACATCTAACCTAGAGCGGTTCATGAACTGGCGAACAATCAATGGAGAAGATATCGCTTCTTTAAACACGCCTCAATATGAAGTCATGCTTCGTGGTCTATTAGATCCACACCGCTTCCTTGATGTTATCCAGAATTTTATTCTCTTCCAAGAAACTCGTGATGCGGAGCTGGACGGAGACGGACGCAAAATCGGTGAACGAAAGTCGATTATTAAAATCATGGCTGCTTATCACCAGTATTATGCCGTCAAGAAGGCTGTAACGAATACCAAACAAGCTGTAGCTGTTGAAGGTGACCGCAAGATTGGGGTCATCTGGCACACGCAAGGAAGTGGGAAAAGCTTCTCAATGGTGTTCTACACAGGAACGCTTGTTAAAGAATTGAATAACCCGACCATTGTAGTAGTAACAGACAGAAATGATTTAGATGATCAACTGTTTTCAACGTTTGCCAAGTCCTCGGATTTACTTCGCCAAGAACCAAAACAAGCAGATGTCCGGAAGCTTACTGATGCATCTAAACAGACCGGAGAAAATGGACTCTTTGATTTGTTGAATGAACGTGAATCGGGGGGCATTATCTTTACAACCATTCAAAAGTTTGCACCTCTTGAAGGAGATATGCCAGCTCTGACTGATCGTCGGAATGTTATTGTGATTGTCGACGAAGCACATCGCAGCCAGTACGGATTTGATGCGAAGACAGATTTGGATACCGGTATCCAAAAGTTTGGCTACGCCAAATACTTACGCGATGCCTTACCAAATGCGTCGTTCATTGGATTCACTGGTACTCCAATTGAATTTGAAGATAAGTCCACTCCAGCAGTGTTTGGGAACTATATTGATGTTTATGATATGACGCAGGCTGTTGAAGATGAAGCGACTGTAAAAATCTTTTACGAAAATCGTATTATTCGGTTAGATGTCGATGAGACTGAGTGGGAAAAAATCGATGAAGAATTTGAAGATATTATTGAAGGCCAAGAAGAAACTGCTCGTGAGAAGTACAAGTCTCAGTGGTCACGCTTGGAAGCTGTGGTTGGGTCTCCAAACCGACTTAAAATGCTCGCAAAAGATATCGTCGAGCATTATGAGACGAAATCAAAGTCAATGGCTGGGAAAGCAATGATTGTAGCGATGAGCCGAAAGATTGCGGTGAATTTGTATGATGAGATTATAGCGCTTCGACCAGAATGGCATAGTGACGATGTGGATAAAGGAGTCATCAAAGTCGTCATGACTGGTTCAGCATCTGATGAAGAAAATCTTCAAAAGCATACGGGTGGTAAGCAGCGGAGAGACACTCTTGCTAACCGAATGAAAGATCCAGCTGATGAATTGCAGCTAGTAATTGTGCGCGATATGTGGCTAACGGGGTTTGATGTCCCTTCCATGCACACGATGTACATCGACAAGCCAATGAAAGGCCATAATTTAATGCAGGCCATCACTCGAGTGAACCGGGTATTCAAAGACAAACCTGGCGGAGCTATTGTCGATTACTTAGGTATCTTTGAAAGCCTTAAGAAAGCACTTCGTCAATATACAGATCAAGACCGACAGACTACTGGAATTGATATGGATGTAGCGATTGCAGTGATGCAGGAGAAATTAGAAGTGCTTCAAGGAATATTCCATTCCTTTGATTACTCAGCTTATATGGGAGAGTCTAACCGAGACCGAGCAGTTGCCATCATCGGTGGGATGAACTTTGTCTTAGGACTGCCTCCTGAAGAGCAAAAAGAATTTAAGCAGTTTGCTATGGAGTTGGCAAAAGCGCATGTATTAGTTTCTGGCACAGATGACGGGAAACAAGCCAAGCCTCATGTCGACTACTTTAAATCGGTGCGCGCTACACTTCAAAAATTAGGCACAACTGGAACGAAAAAACGTTCGAAATCTGAGATTGAAGCGCGTGTAGATCAATTACTTGAGAAGTCGATTATCTCGCAAGACGTAGTAGATGTGTTTGATACTTTAAATATTGAACGACCTGACGTATCGATTTTATCAGAACAGTTTCTAGAAGAGATTCGCCACCTGCAACATAAAAATGTAGCAGTCGAGATGTTGAAGAAATTGTTGGACGGAAAGTTAAAAGTGATGGAACGTTCAAATCTAGTGAAGTCCGAGCGCTACTCAGAAAAGCTAAACCGTGCTTTGAACAAGTATCGCAACCAAAGCTTGACCAATGTGCAGGTCATTGAAGAACTGATTCGCTTAGCTTATCAAATTAAGCAAGAGGACGATGAAGAAAACGCGCTAGGCTTATCGAAAGACGAAGTGGCCTTCTATACAGCGTTAACAGACAATGAAAAAGTGAAAGAAATGATGAAAGACGAGACTTTGATTTTGATTGCACAGGAGCTGACTTCAAAAATTCGTGCCAATGTCACCGTGGATTGGACTGTACGAAAAGATGCGCAGGCAGCAATGAGAAGACTTGTGAAACGACTTTTAAGAGAACATGGTTACCCACCTTTCCAACAAAAAATTGCACTTGAAACAGTACTTCGTCAAGCTGAATTAATGAGCGGTAATGTGAGTGAATGGAAGAGTGAAGAACAAGTTGCAGAATCCAAGGGAGTCTATCCAGAATAG